A window of Chlorobium phaeobacteroides DSM 266 genomic DNA:
TTATATGCCGTCCAGTTGTTCAGTCGATGCTGCAACATATCCGATGAAAGCGTCTCCATCAAACTGTATGGCGTATCGAGCAGAACCCTGTGCGGTTGGTCATATGCAAGGACAAAGGTTATTGCCGGATCGATCGTTTTCCAGTAATCGAGCATAAAAATCGCATTTGGATCCGACCAACCCCATAGGTCCTGATCCAGATTACCAAGCAGCAAATCGAGAGCCATGCCTTGCCATACCGCACCTGCGTCTATCTGGCCTATATCGTTTTCCGAATTTACCTGTGATAACTCGGGCGTCTTATGTGCCTTACACAGTATGGCGCCAATATCAGCGGGAAATAACTCATCCCGTTTTGATGGCAAGGCGGTCTTCATGCCACAGGCATGAAGCAACTGCTCGACCTCTTGATACCCTGACTGAGGGTGCCCGACAATAACAATCTTGTTCATAGGAAAAGGAAAGGATTGTCTTTATAATAGAGCTCTCGCATATCGCTATCGAACATACATACTTCAGAACATCTCTGGTTTACTGAATTTCAATAGAAGGCCGTTCAGTTGAAATTTTTTTTATAAAACCCGTATGCTTTATCACCGTCGTCGAAACGAATTATCTTGCCGTCCAGAAGCACATAAAAGACCGTGCAGAATTGACGCATCTGTTTTGGTTCGTGCGATACAAGAATGATCGACCGGTCACCCCGTTTTTCAAGCAGTTCATAACGACATTTATCACGGAAGCGGGCATCTCCGGCTGACATGGCTTCGTCGATAAGATAACAGTCGAATTCTATGGCCATGGAAAGAGCGAATGCCAAACGACCCCGCATGCCGGCCGAGTATGTTTTCAATGGCTCGTGCATATATTGGCCAAGCTCTGCAAACTCTTCGACAAACTTCATTTTATCAGCATAATCGACACCATAAATCCGGCAAATGAAGCGAAGGTTGTCTGCGCCTGTCAACGATCCCTGAAATCCGCCTTTTGCAGCCAGAGGCCAGGAAACGTTCATGCGGCGTTCGATCGTTCCGGAATCCGGATGTTCGATACCGCCCAGAAGACGGATCAACGTTGACTTCCCTGCTCCGTTTCTGCCAAGTATTCCTATTTTCTCGCCTTTCTCAACGGAAAACGAAATGCCATCGAGTACGGTGTTGTAGCCGGTCCTTGTTTTATAACGTTTGACAATATTATTGACAACGATCATTCGGGCTCGACCCTCCGGCTCAGGCCATCGACAAGAAACAGCCCGGACAGCGTAAGACCCAGACAGCAGAGAGCCATGTATGCCATATCGTAATGTGCGGTAAACATACTGCCGAAATACCCGTCTCGCAACAATTCGAGACCATGCGCCATCGGAAAAAGAAGAACAATACGCTGAGCATCAGGGGAGAGCCAGTCCACAATAAAGAACAGGCCGGAAAGAAGAAACAGGCCATACGACAGCGGTTTCCATATCCTGTCGGTTACTTCAAAACGTGTGTTGAGCGAACCGATAATAAGGGCAAGCGAAGCGCCGAACCATGATAAAAGCAACAAGGCAAGTATAATCTTGAGTGGATCTTGAGGAAGATCCATCCATCCGATATTGATGAATATGATACTGAGCGCAATGAATGAGGTTATGGAGCCGAACATTTCAAGCACAATGCGCGATATAAAAACATCGAGCACATGGATGTTTCTATGGTACATGATCGCATTATTTGCCGACACAGCGTTTTTGGCCCTGTTGACAATATTTCGCCAGAGCTGTATCGAGGCATATCCGGTGACGGCCATAGCTGTAATGGGAATGCCGGTAACACGTCCTGCTCTCGTGAAGTGCCAGACGATCGTAATCATGACAGTAAAAAGTGCCGGTTCGATAAAAAGCCAGAGAAAGCCGATGTTATTCCTGCCGTACCGGGTAATGGTTTCGCGCATCAGCAGCGCGCCGATCACTCTCTTCTGTAACGCAAGCGATTGTAAAAGCTCTTTCATGAACGCTCAATCGTGATGTTCGCGAATACCGGCAAAAAGCATGGAGAGAATTCCCCAAACAACCACGCCTACTGCAAGCGTGGTCAAAATAGCTCTGATGCGCTGCGGTTCGATGGCAATGTCGGGCTTGTTCGGCTGCACGATCCGTTCGAGGTAGAGTTGCTTGCGCTGTGCTTCGTTACGTGCCTGTTCAAGCGAAGCCATGGCTGCTGCAAGCTGTTTTTCCGCAAACGATCTGTCGAGCGAGAGTCGTTCGTATTCGACAGCTTTGCTGGTAAGAGAGGGATCGGAGCCGGTTGATTTACCGGTAATTTTTGCGGTTTCCGTGTCGATTTCAGACTGTATTGCGCTGACACGCTGCTGCAGTACGGGAATCTGCGGGCTCTCGGGGGTAAACGCGGTAACCTGCGCAAGCTGGGTTTTCGTGGCAATCAATTCATCCTGCAGTTTGGCTACCTGTTGCAGTTGCAACGCCGACTGCCCTACAGGGTCGAAGACACCGTTTTTGTTCCTGAACAATGAGAGCGCAAGAGCGGTTTTCCTCAATTGCTGTTGCGCCACATTAACTTCCTGCTGCGCATAGCGAATAAGATCATTGCGACCGCGCTCGTTAAGTTTGTTGATGAGCTCTTCTGCCCGCCGCAACAGCAGTTCGTTGAGTTCCCTGGAATCAGTTGCCGTAAACGCTCTGGTTCTCAATGTCGAGATCGATGATGAGACGTTCAGATTGATTTCAACCCGATGCTGATAGTAAAGAAACAGGGCTTCAAAACTGTTGTCGATGCCAAGAGGGTTGAATCGGCTGAACAGATCGGCCTCTTTTCTGCTGAATGCCTGGCGAAGGTCGAAGCTGCGATTGACCGAATACAGCGCATCGCGCGAAAGCATGTAATCGTGCACGCTATAGGTATCGTCGAGAGCCCTGGCAAATCCTGCGCCCTGTATGATGGCACCAAGACCGGTCTGTACCGGTCGCTCGGGACTTCTTACAACAAAACGGGATTCGGATACGTAAACATCGCTTTTTATGATCCCGAAATAAAGTATGGAAAGAACAGTGGGGAGAACAACGGTCAGAAGAAAGAGTTTGTTGCGCAATATGGCGTGCGTCCTGATCTGCTCAAGCCGTATCTTTGCGTTTTTAAAAAATAGTGACGATGAACTCATTGATGGTTTGTACTGCTGATAAAAAAAAGCCCTGTCCATTCTTTTGCCGGGCAATTAATTACTGCACCGCATTTGAAATATTGACAATAGGATAAACCACGGAAACGACCATATTCAGAAATTTCTGGAGATCAGATGACGGCGCATTGGAAACGTAGAGAATATCCTTGTTCTGCATCATGAAGTTTTGTGCAAGAAAAAAAGATGCGGGATCTCTGAGGTTCACGCTGTAGATAACCGGTTGCTTATATAGTGACGAAGCTCCCGGCATACCGGCGGTCAGGCCTTCTTCAGCTTTCTGCCCGAAACGAAAGACAAATACCCCTTTAGCATCGGCCCGGTTGTCCTGTATTCCTCCAACCCTTGCAAGCGCCTGGGCAAGGGAGATTCCCTGTGCTTCAAAATTCACCTCTTCGTTTTTTCCCGTCGCACCGAATGCGGTAAAACTGAGCGGTTGATGCATAAGGGTAACAACGTCATCCGACTGTAATACGACATTCTGAAGAGGGTCGCGGATTATGTGATCGAGCGGCATAGCCTGAACGGTTTTGCCTCGGGTGAGCTGCAGCGTCATTTTACTGACGGGCTGCCTTACCCCGCCCGCTGCGGCAAGAGCATCGAGCAGTCTCTCGGTTCGACTGGTCAAAGGCATACGGGTGCTTGAGGCGACCTCTCCGACGACTGTCACATTGGCTGTATTATTGCGTACGGTGCGAACCAGCACTTGAGGTTGATTCGCTTTGCCGTTCAACCTTCCGGTGATGACGGACTCTATCTGCCGCGTCGTCTTGCCGGTTACCGGTATATGACCGGCAAACGGTATGTTGATGGTACCGTCCTGCGTTACCATCTGCTCAGGAAAGGTTATTTTCTGGGTTGCACCTGCCCCGGAACGTTGATCGATGAAAACGCCGCTGAACAGTGCCGGAGGCACCTCCCAGATCGAGACTTCGAGAATGTCACCCGCACCTATTAACAGATTGGGCTGCTGTACCGTGTTAAATACCTCCGAAAACAACAACTGCTGTTGCGCCTGTGCCAGTTGGGTAACGACCTGCTGGCTGAGATCAATAACCTTGATATTCCTGAGCCGTTCTGAACGATCCGCATCCATTACCGATCCTGTTTTCGGACCTGATCCGGGAAGCATTGAACCACACCCACTCAACTGGATGAGAAGAATAACTGAAAATATATGACTCAATAAAAAACGAAAGCATTGCATAACGTAAGTCTACCGGAAATAAGTTTTTATCTGGTATTATTCAACTGATTTATTCGTAATTGAAAATGCTTCGCAGCCGTCACTCACAGAAGATAAAAGCACGGATAGTGTTGTATGTACTTATAAACAAACAACCACCCCGCAGCAGAACTAACGGGAGCCATTTCATTTTTTATCGATTTTTTCACAAACCAGAGCTTACGGGAATTTACCCTTAGCGATTCAAAGGGCATACAGACAGCGTATAAGGCATACTAAGCGAGTATAATACATGCAACTACGTTAACGTATTTTAATCTAATAAAAAAATTTATTCAAGATAAAGCACTTTGTCTTCACCATTATTTTGCACAATGCGCACCTATGTGGAGAGCGATCTCTCTTCTTTTTTCCCTGACGATCGCCATGGCATTGAGATCCCTCTCTGCGTTCGGGATGACAGCATGGGTAGTTCGGGATGACACCTAAATTCCCGGAGAATTATAACGATGCCGGGAATGGATGAAGAGGGGGAGTAGCCCACGAATTAACACGAATTTTCACGAAAAGGAAATTGGCACTTGGTTTTCTCTGGCTTCGCCGATAAAAACAACTGCCGGGTTTTTTGGGTTAGGATCGAATTTGGTGTTTTTGTCATCCCGACGTTAGGGAGGGATCTCATATGCAATGCCGTGGATTGGGATGAAGAGGAGGAGTTGCCCACGAATTACACGAATTTTCACGAAAAGAGAATTAAGGCTGTTTTGCTATTTCGCCATCCAGCCATCCAGCCTTGTTTTTCATTAAAAACGAATTTGTATGATGGTGACACTGTGCTTCCTTTCTTGTCAGCCCTTACCCCACTTCTTGTCATCTCGACCATCGGGAGAGATCTCTCTTCCATTCCCTTCCATTCCCCCCAACTCAGGACTCATTGCTCAGCACTCTGCACTCGTATCTTTCCTTCCCCCCTGACGCTCCACCGCTATCACGATGAGATCCCTCTCTGCGTTCGGGATGACAGGAGAGACGGTTCGGGGTGACCGCAGAGGTGGTTCGGGATGAGCTCCCCCCCTGTCATCTCGACCATCGGGAGAGATCTCTCTTCCCTTCCCTTCCCCCCAACTCAACTCATTGCTCAGCACTCTGCACTCATATCTTTTCCTTTTCCCCCTGACGCTCCACCGCTATCACGATGAGATCCCTCTC
This region includes:
- a CDS encoding ABC transporter permease, which gives rise to MKELLQSLALQKRVIGALLMRETITRYGRNNIGFLWLFIEPALFTVMITIVWHFTRAGRVTGIPITAMAVTGYASIQLWRNIVNRAKNAVSANNAIMYHRNIHVLDVFISRIVLEMFGSITSFIALSIIFINIGWMDLPQDPLKIILALLLLSWFGASLALIIGSLNTRFEVTDRIWKPLSYGLFLLSGLFFIVDWLSPDAQRIVLLFPMAHGLELLRDGYFGSMFTAHYDMAYMALCCLGLTLSGLFLVDGLSRRVEPE
- a CDS encoding ABC transporter ATP-binding protein, which encodes MIVVNNIVKRYKTRTGYNTVLDGISFSVEKGEKIGILGRNGAGKSTLIRLLGGIEHPDSGTIERRMNVSWPLAAKGGFQGSLTGADNLRFICRIYGVDYADKMKFVEEFAELGQYMHEPLKTYSAGMRGRLAFALSMAIEFDCYLIDEAMSAGDARFRDKCRYELLEKRGDRSIILVSHEPKQMRQFCTVFYVLLDGKIIRFDDGDKAYGFYKKNFN
- a CDS encoding polysaccharide biosynthesis/export family protein, with protein sequence MLPGSGPKTGSVMDADRSERLRNIKVIDLSQQVVTQLAQAQQQLLFSEVFNTVQQPNLLIGAGDILEVSIWEVPPALFSGVFIDQRSGAGATQKITFPEQMVTQDGTINIPFAGHIPVTGKTTRQIESVITGRLNGKANQPQVLVRTVRNNTANVTVVGEVASSTRMPLTSRTERLLDALAAAGGVRQPVSKMTLQLTRGKTVQAMPLDHIIRDPLQNVVLQSDDVVTLMHQPLSFTAFGATGKNEEVNFEAQGISLAQALARVGGIQDNRADAKGVFVFRFGQKAEEGLTAGMPGASSLYKQPVIYSVNLRDPASFFLAQNFMMQNKDILYVSNAPSSDLQKFLNMVVSVVYPIVNISNAVQ